CCCCTGAGACCTCGAAGAAGAGCCTATACGTCATGCTCGCTAACCTGATGTGGGGCAGGGTCGGCGAGCCGGAGATGGACTATAAGGGCAACTTCGACAGGTTCGTTATCGAGCTTGAGGATGAGTACTGGAAGGCCCTCGAGGGCGCCCTTAAGGACTTCAACTTACAGGTCCTGGTCAGGCCCAGCGCTGAGGGCGACGAGGCAGGCCGCGAGTCCATGAGCCACTACCTGACCAAGGCCTTCATGGTCAACTACCTGGTTAGAAGGCTGACAGAGGAGTTCAAGGGGAAGGGGGCTAAGGAGGACGAGGCGAGGCGGAAGGCGTTGGACTGCGTCAGTACAGAGTACCAGCCAGGCGGCGCCAACGTCAGGTTCGACATATATGTTAAAGATAAAGGTGCTAACAGTGACTGCGGCTCCATGAGCAAGCTAATTGTTGAGGTTGAGACTCTCTACGGCACGGGCACCGCTCTTCACAAGGTCCTGGACACTATAGAAAGCAGGGTAAACGCGGGCGCAGACAGGCTCTGGGTCGTCGTGCCGAACCCCCAGGCCGTCATTTACCTGCCGCAGCTGCTTAGGCTCGAGAGGTATGCCAGGGAGCGCTTTAAGGGCAAAGAGATAGAATTCTACACCCTTGACGTAAAGGGCGGCGCCCCTGTCAGGCTGGTTGATGTCGCAAGGAAGCTGCTGGACGAGTGGAGGAAGCTGAAGGGCGAGCCAGCAGGCGGCGCTGAGGAAGGCGTTACGCCAGCTCAATAACGTTCGCGTTTTCAGAGGTCGCCTAACTTATAGGCCTGGCCGGAGCCGTTTCAGTCATTGGTCAGATCATGGCTGAGGGCGTTGGCCTCACCTTTGAGGTCAAGGTCCACAGGGGGAGGCGCATAACAATACCTAAGGCGGTCGCTGACCTGCTGGGCATAGGTGAGGGCTCTAGGCTCAGGCTTCGCGTTGAGGGCAACAGGGTTGTCCTGGAGCCGGTCAGGGACGCCCTCTGGTTCGCAATGCACGGGCCCAAGGTGGGNNNNNNNNNNNNNNNNNNNNGTATTAACCTTTTAGAATGTGTTAATGAAAAGCTTAAAAAAGGAAAAGTAAATAAAATAAAGGTTGCAGTAGCCTATGTTAAGCTTTCTGGCGTGGAAATGTTTAGTGATCTTTTTGAAGACGTTAGCGAGTGTACTATTATTACTTCGCTAGATTTTGGAATCACCGAACTAGAAGGGGTCAAGAAGCTAAAGGAGCTAGGATGTTCCGTGTACATTTACAACGGTAAGAAGGAGTTTCATCCTAAAGTCTACTTATTTGAATCAGGGTCACAGGAGTTTGCAATTATTGGCTCCTCGAACTTAAGCGAAGGAGCGTTAACTGGGAAAATGTCGAACTTAACCTAATGGTAAGCGAAAAGGGATTGATAGATTACATAAATTCTTTCATTAATAATTTAATAAGCGAGTCAATACCGGTCGATGACAACTTATTATCAGTTCTTGAAAGCGGAGGATATAACGACATTAGGCATAAAAGTTATGACAGGCCTGCTTGGGATATCTTTCGTGACATAAATAGGAGTTATTATTGTGGCAAATTCAATGAACTGTATGATTTTGTTCAAAGATATAAGGAAAAAGGCGAACTGATGAAGGTGAAATTGAGTATTCATAAAATGGCATTATATGGATTAGCCTGTGACCTATCCTCTTACGACTTAAAAATAGACTTAAATGAAAGAGGGGCTAGAGGTGCTCCAGATGCCATTATAAAAGCTAGAAATGAGGTGAAAGTGGTTGTTCAAGGGATGGTATTACCTGGTAAGACCGCAATACTGAGCAAGCTAAGCGGTTTTGATTACTTTATAATCTTACGGATGATTAATCGTGGAACACGAGAATACTACATACTTAGTAAAAGCGAGCTAGAAAAGCTGGTCAGAGAAGGTAAGATTGTCTATAATGAAAACGCTAAGGCGTACGAGATATCTCCTAGAATATATGAAAAATACAGAACTATGTTAAACGAATTTATAAATAAAATAAGTAGTTCGTAAATGTGCTAGACGTCAGGCCCTGCACCCAAGGGCTCTGCCTCCTCAGGGCCTTTGCAGCGGGCCTGTAAGCGTGCCGTGCGACTATGACTTGTTGTCATCTAATGGTTTCTCTACGCTCAGCGCTAGTGGCCCCTGTAAGGTGCCAGGCGTCACCCTAAGTGACCTCCTCAACATGGTTGATGACCCTTACCTGATGGAGGCGCTGCCCCAAGGGCGAGGGCGATGAGGGCCTTGATTCCCGTAGATAGGGGCCCGTGTCGTTGGGCCCGAGGGCCGCCCATGACGCCATAGGGGCTGTGAGCCCCTAATGGACGAGGTGGAAACCTCTAGGCGCGGCGAATGAACATAACATTGATGAGAATGAGCGCTTAGGGACAAACGGAAGCGCTAGCTGAAGGCCTTAACCCTCTCCCACGGCTCCACGTCGCCCTCCACCACGTAGAACAGGGGGTGAACCTTGACCTCGGCCTCGCCCTTCAGCGCCTCATACCTCGCCGGGTCCCTGGCCCTCAGCTTGTCCAGCAAATGCTGGAACTCGTACCTGACCTGCCCTGACGTAACTGGGACCCTCGGCAGGCCCGGGTCGTACCTCACTATCTTGCTTACGTTGAAGTCATACCCCCTCCTCAGCCCCTCAAGGTAGACGTAGTAGAGGTACGTGCCTATGTAGAGCACTGGGTCGCTGGTCCTCCTAAACCTCTCGAGCTGGGGGTGCCTCGTGTAGCCCCTGGTGAGGCCCATGAGGACCTTCTGGGCCAGCAGGGCCTCCCTCCAGAGCGCCAGCAGCCCCCTTGCGTCAAGGTAGCTCGGGGATATTGACCAGAGCCTCAGGCCTGACACCCGCCTGCACAGTAGCCTCCTCAGGGCCTTTGAGCGCGAAGGCCCCTCAGCCCAGCGTTATCGTCCTGTTGGCCCTCCGTCGTAGGTCCTGGCTGACCTGAGGCCGCCCTCCCT
Above is a genomic segment from uncultured Acidilobus sp. JCHS containing:
- a CDS encoding looped-hinge helix DNA binding domain, AbrB family produces the protein MAEGVGLTFEVKVHRGRRITIPKAVADLLGIGEGSRLRLRVEGNRVVLEPVRDALWFAMHGPKVGXXXXXXXINLLECVNEKLKKGKVNKIKVAVAYVKLSGVEMFSDLFEDVSECTIITSLDFGITELEGVKKLKELGCSVYIYNGKKEFHPKVYLFESGSQEFAIIGSSNLSEGALTGKMSNLT